CATCGGCTTTAATCTCAATCGCTCTGAGCGCCGCCGCTGTGTCCGTCGTGAAATACGGATTTCCGGTCCCGCCGGCAAAAATGACGATGCGATCTTTTTCCAGATGGCTAATCGCTCGGCGACGAATGAAAGGTTCAGCTAACTGTTCCATTTTAATCGCCGTCAACACCCGCGTGCAGACTTCGTTGCGCTCCAGATAATCTTCCAGAGCCAGCGCATTGATGACCGTTGCCAACATTCCCATGTAATCCGCAGAAACGCGATCCATGCCGCGCGCGCTGGCGGAAAGCCCGCGGAAAATATTTCCGCCGCCAATCACAACGCCTATTTCCACACCTAACTCTTTTACTTCTTTCAACGCAAGAGCGACCTCGCGAACGACCTGAGGGTCAATTCCCAGACCCTGTCGACCCACCAGCGCTTCGCCGCTCAATTTCAGCAGTATTCGTTTATATATTGGCTGCGGCATCTATTCAATTCTCCGATTTATTCGCCCAACTGAAATCTGGAAAATCGTCGAATGGAGATGTTTTCGCCAATTTTGCCGATTGTCTCTTTGAGCAATTGTTCAATAGTCTTGTCGGAATCTTTCACAAAACTCTGCTCCAGGAGCACGACTTCCTGATAAAACTTTTCCATGCGTCCCGTTGCAATCTTCTCAGCGATGTGCGCCGGTTTCTTTTCGTTTTCGGCCTGAGTTTTGTAAATGGCCATTTCCCGATCAATCACATCCTGCGGCAATTCCTCACGCTTAACCACCATCGGATTCGCGGCTGCGATTTGCATGGCGATATCCCGAACAAATGTTTTGAAATCATCCGTCTTGGCGACAAAATCCGTTTCACAATTAATTTCGACCAGGACGCCTAATTTGCTTCCCGGATGTATGTAAGCGTCAATAAGTCCTTCTTTAGTCTCGCGACCTGCTTTTTTATCTGCTTTTGCGATTCCTTTTTTGCGCAACAACTCCACTGCTTTTTCTACATCGCCGTCCGTTTCTTTCAATGCATTTTTGCAATCCATAATTCCGGCGCCTGTCATCTGTCTCAATTTTTTTACATCATCTGCAGTTACTGCCATTTCTGACTCCTCTCTATATAAAAATTATTCATTGCTTTCCTGTTCCTGTTCGACTTCCTTTTTTTCTTCAATCCCCGCTTCTTCAACTTCTTCCATCTTCTGAGTCTGTTTCGCCTCAATAATCGCTTCTGCGATTGTACGGGTGATGATATTGATGGATTTGAACGCATCGTCATTGCCGGGGATGGGAAAATCGATATTGTCCGGGTCCGAATTGGTGTCCACGATGCCGATTACGGGGATGTTCAGCCGATTTGCTTCGCGTACAGCGATGGCTTCCTTTTTGACGTCAACGACAAACAAGGCGCCCGGCAACGTGTTCATATCTTTGATACCGCCTAAAACGCGATCCAGCTTTTCCTTTTCCCGTTCAATGCGTAAAATCTCTTTTTTGACCAATTTATCATAAGAACCGTCAGTGGCCATTTTTTCAATATTTTTCAGATATTTAACGCTTTTTTTCACAGTGACAAAATTTGTCAAAGTTCCGCCCAGCCAGCGGTGGTTCACAAAAAATTGACCGCAGCGCTGCGCTTCGATTTTAATGATCTCTTTAGCTTGCTTTTTTGTGCCGACAAATAACACGCTATCGCCTGCTTTGACGACGCGCGCGACTTCGTCGCAAGCGGCCTTCAGCATCGCCAATGTTTTCTTGATGTCAATGATATAAATGCCATTTTTTTCCATAAAGATGTAAGGCTTCATCTTCGGATTCCAACGCCGCGTCAGATGTCCGAAATGCGTGCCCGCCATCAACAAATCCTGCAATGTTACATTCATTCTGTTACTCCTCTGTTTTTTGGGTTAGTCCGCCACTCCTCTTGTTGCCGCGCCAACCGGAGCCTTTTTTCTCCGGCACCCTGGACGCGCAAAAAGAAGTGTGAGTTTTCCACAAAATTAACGTTTCGAGAACTGGTAGCGTTTTCTGGCTCCGGCCAGACCGTATTTCTTGCGCTCTTTTTCGCGCGGATCGCGGGTCAAAAAACCGGCGGCTTTCAAAATGGGACGCAAATCCGCATCGTACTGCAATAATGCACGCGAAATTCCCAATCGCAAAGCGCCAGCTTGGCCGGTGAGTCCGCCGCCTTCAATAGAGGCAACGATATCGATTTTGCCCATGGTTTCCGTGCGTTCCAGAGGCTGCTCGATGATCATTTTCAATGTCTCACGTTTGAAATGGTCCAACAGTGGTTTGCCGTTGACAACAACATTGCCGCTGCCGGGACGAATTCGAACGCGAGCTACCGACTCTTTCCGTCGGCCTGTTGCGTAATACTCGGTTCCTTTCATAAAATCCCTCTTTTTTTAACCGTTCAAATTTTGATTAAAAAATGAATTAATAAAACTAACTTAACTGCAACTCTTCCGGGGTCTGCGCCGTGTGCGGATGTTGATCACCGGCATAAACTTTCAGCTTCTTGTACATTTTTCTCCCCAGACGATTTTTGGGCAACATGCCTTTAATGGCGTGTTCCAAAATTCGTTCCGGGTGTTTCGCCATCATATCCTCGTAAACGATCTCTTTCAAACCGCCGGGATAACCGGAATAGCGTTTGTAATGTTTCTGTTGCGCCTTGCGGCCTGTCACGCGCACTTTGTTCGCATTGATGATGATGACATGATCGCCAACATCGAGATGCGGGGTATAAATAGCTTTATGCTTCCCTTTCAAAATGTGCGCGACCCGCGTGGCAAG
This is a stretch of genomic DNA from Calditrichota bacterium. It encodes these proteins:
- the rpsB gene encoding 30S ribosomal protein S2, producing the protein MNVTLQDLLMAGTHFGHLTRRWNPKMKPYIFMEKNGIYIIDIKKTLAMLKAACDEVARVVKAGDSVLFVGTKKQAKEIIKIEAQRCGQFFVNHRWLGGTLTNFVTVKKSVKYLKNIEKMATDGSYDKLVKKEILRIEREKEKLDRVLGGIKDMNTLPGALFVVDVKKEAIAVREANRLNIPVIGIVDTNSDPDNIDFPIPGNDDAFKSINIITRTIAEAIIEAKQTQKMEEVEEAGIEEKKEVEQEQESNE
- the rplM gene encoding 50S ribosomal protein L13, giving the protein MKTITPKAQDIERKWYVVDARNQVLGRLATRVAHILKGKHKAIYTPHLDVGDHVIIINANKVRVTGRKAQQKHYKRYSGYPGGLKEIVYEDMMAKHPERILEHAIKGMLPKNRLGRKMYKKLKVYAGDQHPHTAQTPEELQLS
- the rpsI gene encoding 30S ribosomal protein S9; this translates as MKGTEYYATGRRKESVARVRIRPGSGNVVVNGKPLLDHFKRETLKMIIEQPLERTETMGKIDIVASIEGGGLTGQAGALRLGISRALLQYDADLRPILKAAGFLTRDPREKERKKYGLAGARKRYQFSKR
- a CDS encoding UMP kinase, translating into MPQPIYKRILLKLSGEALVGRQGLGIDPQVVREVALALKEVKELGVEIGVVIGGGNIFRGLSASARGMDRVSADYMGMLATVINALALEDYLERNEVCTRVLTAIKMEQLAEPFIRRRAISHLEKDRIVIFAGGTGNPYFTTDTAAALRAIEIKADAIIKGTKVDGVYDSDPTTNPDAKMFTELSYLDVVRKRLKVMDSTAVTLCMENNLPILVFNLRKKGNLKKLILGESIGTKVCEAQDD
- the tsf gene encoding translation elongation factor Ts; translated protein: MAVTADDVKKLRQMTGAGIMDCKNALKETDGDVEKAVELLRKKGIAKADKKAGRETKEGLIDAYIHPGSKLGVLVEINCETDFVAKTDDFKTFVRDIAMQIAAANPMVVKREELPQDVIDREMAIYKTQAENEKKPAHIAEKIATGRMEKFYQEVVLLEQSFVKDSDKTIEQLLKETIGKIGENISIRRFSRFQLGE